One genomic window of Campylobacter fetus subsp. fetus includes the following:
- a CDS encoding ABC transporter ATP-binding protein, which translates to MIDISCQKSLSDSFHLDVNFQIKKGDFVAFYGKSGSGKTTILRIIAGFLKPDNGYIKNGSLVYCDKNYYLEPQKRNIGYLFQDYALFPNMSVIKNLLFANNDKKLANELLNLAGLDEHKNSSINALSGGQKQRVALARALMRKPDILLLDEPLSALDNEIRQKLQDYLLKIHENFGMTIILVSHDVGEIYKLANVVYELNNGKMINIGTPSEIFLKPSGSQKFSFHAKILEIQKRDTIYVVIAECANQISEVVLTKNEVLNLKTGDIVTLSAKAFKISIKGIK; encoded by the coding sequence ATGATAGATATCTCTTGTCAAAAATCTCTTAGCGACAGTTTTCATCTTGATGTAAATTTTCAGATAAAAAAGGGAGATTTTGTAGCTTTTTACGGTAAAAGCGGAAGCGGTAAAACTACTATTTTAAGAATTATCGCAGGATTTTTAAAACCAGACAACGGATATATAAAAAACGGATCTTTAGTATATTGTGATAAAAACTACTATTTAGAACCGCAAAAGAGAAATATCGGTTATCTATTTCAAGACTACGCATTATTTCCAAATATGAGCGTGATAAAAAATCTTTTATTTGCAAATAATGACAAAAAACTTGCCAATGAACTTTTAAACTTAGCAGGGCTCGATGAACACAAAAACTCAAGCATCAATGCGCTTTCAGGCGGTCAAAAACAGCGCGTTGCGCTTGCTAGAGCTTTGATGAGAAAACCGGATATTTTGTTACTCGACGAGCCGCTTTCGGCTTTGGATAATGAAATAAGACAAAAATTGCAAGATTATCTCCTAAAAATACATGAAAACTTTGGTATGACTATAATTTTAGTAAGTCATGATGTAGGTGAAATTTATAAATTAGCAAATGTAGTATATGAGCTAAACAATGGAAAGATGATAAATATAGGCACGCCATCAGAGATTTTCTTAAAACCATCTGGCTCGCAAAAGTTTAGTTTTCACGCAAAAATACTAGAAATTCAAAAACGAGATACGATCTATGTTGTTATAGCAGAATGCGCAAATCAAATAAGCGAAGTAGTTCTTACCAAAAATGAAGTTTTAAATTTAAAAACGGGCGATATAGTAACTCTAAGTGCAAAAGCATTTAAAATATCGATAAAAGGTATAAAATGA
- the trpB gene encoding tryptophan synthase subunit beta — protein MNVKAYFGKYGGQFVPETAMNALLELEEAYESIANTKEFRDELDSLLKDYVGRPSPLYHAKRLSEYYGHEIYLKREDLNHTGAHKINNALAQALLAKKMGKRKVMAETGAGQHGVATATAAALLGLECDVYMGECDTKRQALNVYKMHLLGANVVSITDGLATLKEATTAAIQAWVNEIEARFYVIGSAVGPHPYPKMVRDFQSVIGREAKAQLNEKGVKPDYIIACVGGGSNAIGIFSAFLGDENVKIIGVEAAGLGADTPYHAATLTKGKDGIIHGMKTVVLQDEYGRILPVHSISAGLDYPGVGPEHAHLKDIKRVEYYAVSDDECINALKLCTRLEGIIPAIESSHALAYLEKLCPNLKTKSNIVINVSGRGDKDMNTIMEYKKGTIYG, from the coding sequence ATGAATGTAAAAGCGTATTTTGGAAAATATGGTGGTCAGTTTGTTCCGGAGACTGCTATGAACGCTCTTTTGGAGCTTGAAGAAGCTTATGAGAGCATAGCAAATACTAAAGAATTTAGAGATGAGTTAGATTCTCTTTTAAAAGATTATGTCGGCAGACCAAGTCCGTTGTATCATGCAAAAAGGTTAAGCGAGTATTACGGTCACGAAATTTATCTCAAGCGCGAAGATCTAAATCATACTGGAGCTCATAAGATAAATAATGCTTTAGCTCAAGCATTGCTCGCAAAAAAAATGGGAAAAAGAAAGGTGATGGCTGAAACAGGAGCTGGGCAGCACGGAGTTGCGACTGCGACTGCTGCTGCACTTTTAGGTTTAGAATGCGACGTATATATGGGAGAGTGTGACACTAAAAGACAAGCGTTAAACGTCTATAAAATGCATCTTTTAGGAGCAAACGTAGTAAGTATAACCGATGGTTTGGCTACTTTAAAAGAAGCTACCACCGCAGCTATTCAAGCATGGGTAAATGAGATAGAAGCAAGGTTCTATGTTATAGGCTCAGCGGTCGGACCTCATCCGTATCCAAAGATGGTTAGGGATTTTCAAAGTGTTATAGGGCGCGAAGCCAAAGCTCAGCTAAATGAAAAAGGAGTTAAACCAGATTACATTATAGCTTGCGTAGGCGGCGGAAGTAATGCTATAGGTATATTTTCAGCATTTTTGGGTGATGAAAACGTGAAGATAATAGGCGTAGAAGCCGCAGGTTTAGGGGCTGATACTCCTTATCACGCGGCTACTTTGACAAAAGGAAAAGACGGTATAATCCATGGTATGAAAACAGTGGTTTTGCAAGATGAGTACGGAAGAATTTTGCCTGTTCATAGTATAAGTGCCGGACTTGATTACCCAGGAGTAGGACCAGAACACGCTCATTTAAAAGATATTAAAAGAGTAGAATACTATGCAGTAAGCGATGATGAGTGTATAAATGCTCTTAAGCTTTGTACGCGCTTAGAAGGTATAATACCTGCTATAGAAAGCTCTCACGCTTTAGCTTATCTTGAAAAACTCTGTCCGAATTTAAAAACAAAATCAAATATAGTAATAAACGTTAGCGGTAGAGGTGATAAAGATATGAATACTATAATGGAGTATAAAAAAGGAACAATATATGGATAA
- the trpD gene encoding anthranilate phosphoribosyltransferase, with product MILMIDNYDSFVYNIYQYILETTDEEIRCVRNDEITIDGINALNPSKIILSPGPKHPKDSGVCLDILSSNLDIPILGICLGHQAIGLSFGADIKRLENPMHGKSSVIKVVNNSGIFKELPNEFNVMRYHSLYVDNIPECLEITAFSDDGIIMGLKHKSKPIYGIQFHPESYFTEYGKKIIENFVNLNKPKTKEKEVVDFAPFMTKLQKGFPLESGDYEVICKEINDKNYDIVQLAGLLVLISEKSLYPDSLAALVKNILKYSITYSDTTPMFDIVGTGGDKLKTINISTTVAFILASMGVKVAKHGNKAITSKSGSSDLLNTLGVSLNSDIGELRETLNSKNLAFFHAPFFHKITAEVKEVRNRLGIGTVFNMLGPLLNPNLNLTNQIAGNYLEEVNELMARTLLNLGRKHALVVHGMDGMDEITLCDETLIHEVKDGKILEYRITPEQFGFTRAFHADIEGGDAENNAKIFESTIKGELSGARFDIVLINAMFGLYAADFVSSPMDAKPLILEALRSGRVWEFYKDYIGK from the coding sequence ATGATTTTGATGATAGATAACTATGATAGTTTTGTTTATAATATTTATCAGTATATTTTAGAAACAACAGATGAAGAAATAAGGTGCGTACGTAACGATGAGATAACTATAGACGGTATAAATGCTTTAAACCCTAGTAAAATCATCTTAAGTCCCGGTCCAAAACATCCAAAAGATAGCGGCGTTTGTCTTGATATATTAAGTTCAAATTTAGATATTCCGATTCTTGGAATTTGCCTTGGTCATCAAGCTATCGGTCTTAGTTTTGGTGCCGATATAAAAAGATTAGAAAATCCTATGCACGGTAAAAGTAGCGTTATAAAAGTTGTAAATAATAGCGGTATTTTTAAGGAGTTGCCAAATGAATTTAATGTTATGAGGTACCACTCTTTATATGTGGATAATATTCCTGAATGCCTTGAAATAACAGCGTTTAGCGATGATGGAATTATCATGGGTTTGAAACATAAATCAAAGCCCATATACGGTATTCAGTTTCACCCCGAGAGTTATTTTACCGAGTACGGAAAGAAGATTATAGAAAATTTTGTAAATTTAAATAAGCCAAAGACAAAGGAGAAAGAAGTGGTTGATTTTGCTCCATTTATGACAAAACTACAAAAAGGATTTCCTCTAGAAAGCGGAGATTATGAAGTTATATGCAAAGAGATAAACGATAAAAATTATGATATAGTTCAGCTTGCAGGACTTTTGGTTTTGATAAGCGAAAAATCTCTTTATCCTGATAGCCTTGCCGCTCTTGTTAAAAATATACTTAAATACTCGATTACTTATAGCGACACTACGCCGATGTTTGACATCGTAGGCACCGGCGGTGATAAATTAAAAACGATAAATATATCGACCACGGTGGCTTTCATACTAGCTAGTATGGGCGTTAAAGTCGCAAAACATGGCAACAAAGCCATCACTAGCAAAAGCGGAAGCAGCGATTTGCTAAATACCCTTGGAGTATCGTTAAACAGTGATATAGGAGAGTTAAGAGAGACTTTAAATTCAAAAAATTTAGCATTTTTTCATGCTCCGTTTTTTCACAAAATAACAGCCGAGGTAAAAGAAGTAAGAAATCGCCTTGGTATAGGAACGGTATTTAATATGCTAGGTCCGCTTCTTAATCCAAATTTAAATCTTACTAATCAAATAGCCGGAAATTATCTTGAAGAGGTAAATGAGCTTATGGCTAGAACGCTTTTAAATTTAGGTAGGAAACATGCTCTTGTTGTACACGGTATGGACGGTATGGATGAGATAACGCTTTGTGATGAAACTCTTATTCATGAAGTAAAAGACGGTAAAATATTAGAATACAGGATAACGCCTGAACAATTTGGATTTACAAGGGCTTTTCACGCCGATATAGAGGGTGGAGATGCTGAAAATAACGCTAAAATATTTGAATCTACTATAAAAGGCGAACTAAGCGGAGCTAGATTTGATATAGTTCTCATAAATGCTATGTTTGGTCTGTATGCGGCTGATTTTGTAAGCTCTCCTATGGATGCAAAACCGCTCATACTTGAGGCTCTGCGTTCTGGTAGGGTATGGGAATTTTATAAAGATTATATCGGCAAATGA
- the modA gene encoding molybdate ABC transporter substrate-binding protein has translation MKKLLLIVAFVIVGFASELNVAAAANTTYAFEDIKKEFKKLYPDANLNVSLGSSGKLVAQIKNGAPFELFMSADMNYANTLYKDGFALNDAVIYAKGKVAMLSVRGFDVTKGLEVLKDPKIKTIVIANPKTAPYGAASIEAFKNAGIYDAIKDKIVEAGSIGEALSQTLKAGDIGFVAASAMYSPKMAEYKEGKEFNLVDSKLYTTIDQGIVILKNGEKNKLAKDFYDFILGEKGKEIFAKYGYEF, from the coding sequence ATGAAAAAATTACTGCTCATCGTCGCTTTTGTCATAGTCGGTTTTGCAAGTGAGTTAAACGTGGCTGCAGCTGCAAACACAACATACGCTTTTGAAGATATAAAAAAAGAGTTTAAAAAACTTTATCCGGATGCGAATTTGAACGTAAGTTTAGGATCTAGCGGAAAGCTAGTTGCTCAGATAAAAAACGGAGCTCCGTTTGAACTATTTATGTCAGCAGATATGAACTATGCAAACACGCTTTATAAAGATGGCTTTGCACTAAATGACGCTGTTATATATGCAAAAGGTAAAGTTGCTATGCTCTCAGTACGCGGATTTGATGTGACAAAAGGTTTAGAAGTCTTAAAAGATCCAAAAATCAAAACTATAGTGATAGCAAATCCAAAAACTGCACCTTATGGGGCTGCTAGTATAGAGGCTTTTAAAAATGCGGGAATTTATGACGCTATAAAAGATAAAATAGTAGAAGCAGGAAGTATAGGCGAAGCTCTAAGTCAAACTTTAAAAGCTGGCGATATAGGTTTTGTAGCAGCTAGCGCTATGTACAGCCCAAAAATGGCTGAGTATAAAGAAGGAAAAGAGTTTAATTTAGTAGATAGCAAACTTTATACAACAATAGATCAAGGTATAGTAATATTAAAAAACGGCGAGAAAAATAAACTTGCTAAAGATTTTTACGACTTTATCTTAGGGGAAAAAGGTAAAGAAATATTTGCAAAATACGGCTATGAATTTTAA
- a CDS encoding anthranilate synthase component I family protein, translating to MLLQEPVVYLREILSSYPNSYLAEDTTQAIIGIDCEYIWGDDLSKLKFAYENGNKICDFAGLFGVMGYDVVYKFENIGDKKESIYEFPTYFYADAKAYLHYDKQSKIYSFYGNDAYFSNLKDAKPHKPEFKNGFYKVNTDLNLEKEHFKNAIKKAKEYIKNGDIFQVVLSEILELESNLKALDFYETLKVKNPSPYMFYFPTLFGVVAGSSPELVMQIKKGEIFAAPIAGTRGRGKDANEDEVLKKDLLSDEKELSEHKMLIDLARNDISKFAKQGSIKVKNPMHVEYFESVMHIVSEVYGQKRDDKSAFDVLSVVFPAGTLSGSPKIRAMQIIGELELSSRGIYGGGIGFWHFNGDVQMAILIRSAIFIAKDDEISKVFIGAGAGIVWDSNSENEYSEICKKRRSCVKVFEQSCKEIR from the coding sequence ATGCTTTTACAAGAACCGGTCGTATACCTAAGAGAGATTTTAAGCAGTTATCCAAACTCATATTTAGCAGAAGATACAACTCAAGCTATAATAGGCATAGACTGTGAATACATCTGGGGCGACGATCTTAGTAAGTTAAAATTTGCTTATGAAAACGGAAATAAAATTTGCGATTTTGCAGGACTGTTTGGCGTGATGGGTTATGATGTGGTTTATAAATTTGAAAATATTGGAGATAAAAAAGAGTCTATTTACGAGTTTCCGACATATTTTTATGCAGATGCAAAAGCGTATTTGCATTATGATAAGCAGAGTAAAATTTATAGTTTTTACGGAAATGATGCGTATTTTTCAAATTTAAAAGATGCGAAACCTCATAAGCCCGAGTTTAAAAATGGATTTTACAAAGTAAATACTGATCTAAATTTAGAAAAAGAGCATTTTAAAAATGCTATAAAGAAAGCTAAAGAGTATATAAAAAACGGTGATATTTTTCAAGTTGTATTAAGTGAAATTTTAGAGCTTGAGTCAAATTTAAAAGCGCTTGATTTTTACGAAACATTGAAAGTAAAAAACCCAAGTCCGTATATGTTTTATTTTCCTACTTTATTTGGCGTGGTTGCAGGAAGCAGTCCCGAGCTTGTAATGCAGATAAAAAAAGGCGAGATTTTTGCCGCTCCAATAGCCGGCACTAGGGGCAGAGGAAAAGATGCAAACGAAGATGAAGTCCTAAAAAAAGATCTTTTGAGCGATGAAAAAGAGCTTAGTGAGCATAAAATGCTGATAGATCTAGCTAGAAACGATATCTCAAAGTTTGCCAAACAAGGCAGCATAAAAGTCAAAAATCCAATGCACGTGGAGTATTTTGAAAGCGTTATGCATATAGTAAGTGAAGTTTATGGGCAAAAAAGAGACGATAAGAGTGCTTTTGATGTTTTAAGCGTGGTTTTTCCAGCAGGTACGCTTAGCGGAAGTCCGAAAATTCGCGCTATGCAGATTATCGGCGAATTAGAACTTAGCTCTAGAGGTATTTATGGCGGAGGAATCGGATTTTGGCATTTTAACGGAGATGTTCAGATGGCGATTCTTATTCGTTCGGCTATTTTTATAGCTAAAGATGATGAAATTTCAAAGGTTTTTATAGGTGCCGGAGCCGGTATAGTATGGGATAGCAATTCTGAAAATGAGTATTCCGAGATATGTAAAAAACGAAGAAGCTGCGTAAAAGTTTTTGAGCAAAGCTGTAAGGAAATACGATGA
- the fliN gene encoding flagellar motor switch protein FliN encodes MSDEELSPNGLFHGYDELLDIGVEFISELGTTSITVKELLKLEVGSVIDLEKPAGESVELYINNRIFGKGEVMVYEKNLAIRINEILDSKSVIQYFKRELL; translated from the coding sequence ATGAGCGATGAAGAACTAAGCCCAAACGGACTCTTTCACGGATATGACGAACTCCTTGATATAGGAGTTGAGTTTATAAGTGAGCTAGGAACTACGTCTATAACCGTAAAAGAGCTTTTAAAGCTCGAAGTAGGATCGGTTATAGACTTAGAAAAACCAGCCGGAGAGAGTGTGGAGCTATATATCAATAATAGGATTTTTGGCAAGGGCGAAGTTATGGTTTATGAGAAGAATTTAGCTATACGTATAAATGAGATTCTTGATTCAAAATCCGTAATTCAATACTTTAAAAGAGAGTTGTTATGA
- the modB gene encoding molybdate ABC transporter permease subunit, whose translation MIDWTPFLLSFKLALISSLILFTFSLPLAYIIARTEFKAKPMVEAVISLPLVLPPSVLGFYMLIFLSPYSFLGKFLEANFDVRLVFNFTGLIIASCVYSLPFMFQPLLAGFKSMPNSLIEASYSLGKSKFKTLIYVAMPNIKPSLLTAFIVSFAHTLGEFGVVLMIGGSIGGETKVASIAIYDAVELLDYDLAHIYSGVMLAISFTVLFLVYYINHKIAKK comes from the coding sequence ATGATAGATTGGACACCGTTTTTACTATCTTTTAAGTTAGCCCTTATCTCAAGTTTAATACTTTTTACCTTTTCTCTTCCACTTGCTTACATAATCGCAAGAACTGAATTTAAAGCCAAACCGATGGTTGAAGCAGTCATATCGCTTCCTTTAGTACTTCCACCGTCGGTTCTTGGATTTTATATGTTAATTTTTCTATCTCCATACTCGTTTTTAGGCAAATTTCTTGAAGCAAATTTTGACGTCAGACTTGTTTTTAACTTCACTGGACTTATCATAGCAAGTTGCGTATACTCTCTCCCGTTTATGTTTCAGCCTCTTTTAGCAGGATTTAAATCTATGCCGAACTCGCTTATAGAAGCTAGTTACTCCCTTGGAAAGAGCAAATTTAAAACTTTAATTTATGTAGCTATGCCAAATATAAAACCGTCTTTGCTAACAGCTTTTATAGTAAGTTTCGCTCACACTTTAGGCGAATTCGGCGTTGTTTTGATGATAGGCGGAAGTATAGGCGGCGAAACTAAAGTTGCAAGTATTGCGATTTATGACGCTGTTGAACTTTTGGACTACGATTTGGCTCATATATACTCAGGAGTGATGCTAGCTATTAGCTTTACAGTGCTGTTTTTGGTGTATTATATTAACCATAAAATAGCAAAAAAATAG
- a CDS encoding phosphoribosylanthranilate isomerase, with translation MKIKICGIKTLSEAKSVCECELNGVRVDFIGLIFADSKRKVSIETAKDISNLAHKFGIKVVGVFAGIKFDEITKIVKFADLDAVQIYEKIEDKTKLGCEVWQVFSVGENLPDLQGSYDKILFDTQGVLKGGNGVKFNWNLLQGLDAKFGLAGGIGVENLRDAMKLKPSFVDINSRIEDENGIKDSDKIMEILKIVSLGDLK, from the coding sequence ATGAAGATAAAAATTTGCGGTATTAAAACCCTTAGCGAAGCTAAAAGCGTTTGTGAGTGTGAATTGAACGGTGTTAGAGTTGATTTTATAGGGCTTATTTTTGCAGATAGTAAAAGAAAAGTTAGTATCGAAACTGCAAAAGATATATCAAATTTAGCTCATAAATTTGGTATAAAAGTCGTAGGAGTTTTTGCGGGAATTAAATTTGATGAGATAACTAAAATAGTAAAATTTGCAGATCTGGATGCAGTTCAAATTTATGAAAAAATAGAAGATAAAACTAAATTGGGTTGTGAAGTTTGGCAGGTTTTTAGCGTAGGAGAGAATTTGCCTGATCTGCAAGGAAGTTATGATAAAATTCTTTTTGATACACAAGGTGTTTTAAAAGGTGGAAACGGCGTTAAATTCAACTGGAATTTACTCCAGGGTTTAGACGCTAAATTTGGGTTAGCCGGAGGAATCGGCGTAGAAAATTTAAGAGACGCGATGAAGCTTAAGCCAAGTTTTGTTGATATAAATAGTCGTATAGAAGATGAAAACGGCATAAAAGATAGTGATAAAATAATGGAAATTTTAAAAATAGTTAGTTTAGGAGATTTAAAATGA
- a CDS encoding TOBE domain-containing protein, translated as MKADVSLELFLNSDTAILEKHIRLLKAIEKTKSITKAAQAEDISYKNAWDSLDFLNNRSKFPLIVRVNGNRKNSGSELSDYAKKLIKTYEVILKAQKIFLDEICKNEDINEDIINNLQRMNMKLSARNQLLVEITDIKTGAVNSEITAKLSNGNKLRATITVESEKDLGLKVGKEVLFIFKAPSVVLGKQDGEKDIKISAANKIKGKVTEAKLGAVNAEITIEINDQQKITAIITNESAQDMRINVGDDILVFIKASNILIGA; from the coding sequence ATGAAAGCAGATGTTAGCTTAGAATTATTCTTAAACAGCGACACGGCTATACTAGAAAAACATATAAGGCTGCTTAAAGCCATAGAAAAAACAAAAAGTATTACTAAAGCTGCTCAAGCTGAAGATATATCATATAAAAATGCATGGGACTCGCTTGATTTTTTAAATAATCGTTCTAAATTTCCATTAATAGTAAGAGTAAACGGAAATAGAAAAAATAGCGGTAGCGAGCTTAGCGATTACGCTAAAAAGCTTATAAAAACTTATGAAGTTATACTAAAAGCTCAAAAAATTTTCCTAGATGAAATTTGTAAAAATGAAGATATAAATGAAGATATAATCAACAACCTACAAAGGATGAATATGAAATTAAGTGCTAGAAATCAACTTTTAGTTGAGATAACAGATATAAAAACAGGCGCGGTAAATTCAGAAATAACCGCCAAACTTAGCAATGGAAACAAACTAAGAGCAACTATAACAGTAGAGAGTGAAAAAGATCTTGGACTAAAAGTAGGAAAAGAGGTTCTTTTTATATTTAAAGCCCCTAGCGTAGTACTTGGAAAACAAGATGGAGAAAAAGATATAAAGATATCAGCTGCAAACAAGATCAAAGGTAAAGTTACAGAGGCGAAGCTCGGAGCAGTAAATGCGGAAATTACTATAGAAATAAACGATCAACAAAAAATCACAGCTATAATAACAAATGAATCTGCTCAAGATATGAGAATCAATGTAGGTGATGATATTTTAGTATTTATCAAAGCTAGTAATATTTTAATAGGAGCTTAA
- a CDS encoding VacJ family lipoprotein, protein MRFLMAVLLFFHISWANDIQMDSFEDEFKSPSSIDPLSGYNRAMTNFNDMIYKNIFIPTFKGYDFIIPNEAQMAISNFFDNILYPLRFVNNILQFKFKNAGEETLRFIANTIVGFGGISDAATNVYGLAKHDEDFGQTLGYWGVGSGFPVVLPIFGQSNLRDMFGLVGDCYASPITYMNVWWAKDSKFINFAAFTFQKVNEGSKDPELYERIIKDAIDLYPFIKNTYEQRRDALIKE, encoded by the coding sequence ATGAGATTTCTTATGGCGGTTTTGCTGTTTTTTCATATATCTTGGGCTAATGATATACAGATGGATTCATTTGAAGATGAGTTCAAAAGCCCTAGTTCTATTGATCCTCTAAGTGGATATAATAGAGCTATGACGAATTTCAATGATATGATTTATAAAAATATTTTTATTCCTACGTTTAAAGGTTATGATTTTATTATTCCAAATGAGGCTCAAATGGCGATCAGTAACTTTTTTGATAATATACTTTATCCGCTTAGATTTGTAAATAATATTTTGCAATTTAAATTTAAAAATGCCGGTGAAGAGACTCTTAGGTTTATAGCTAATACCATAGTTGGATTTGGCGGTATAAGCGACGCGGCAACTAATGTTTATGGTTTAGCCAAACATGATGAGGATTTTGGTCAGACTCTTGGATATTGGGGAGTTGGAAGCGGTTTTCCTGTTGTCTTACCTATCTTTGGTCAATCAAATCTTAGAGATATGTTTGGTTTGGTAGGAGATTGTTACGCTAGTCCGATAACATATATGAACGTATGGTGGGCAAAAGATAGTAAATTTATAAATTTCGCCGCATTCACATTCCAAAAAGTAAATGAAGGTTCAAAAGATCCGGAACTTTATGAGAGAATTATAAAAGATGCGATAGATCTTTATCCATTTATCAAAAATACATATGAGCAAAGACGAGATGCTCTTATAAAGGAATGA
- a CDS encoding DUF302 domain-containing protein, with protein sequence MKKILLLASLLVGFAFAGDKMLVTGFSPLGVDETAAKLQNILKEKGLKVFGVFEHSKLAKEVNLEMRDTVVVAFGAPKAGTPLMQCEPSIALELPLKMVIYKDNDSKTVVAYRDIKDIAKSYGANCDEVVNKLSAAQSNFFKAITK encoded by the coding sequence ATGAAGAAAATTTTACTTTTAGCAAGCCTACTTGTAGGATTTGCATTTGCGGGAGATAAGATGTTAGTTACTGGATTTAGTCCGCTTGGAGTCGATGAAACTGCAGCTAAATTGCAAAATATTTTAAAAGAAAAAGGTCTTAAGGTATTTGGTGTGTTTGAACACTCTAAGCTAGCAAAAGAGGTAAATTTAGAGATGAGGGATACTGTTGTAGTCGCTTTTGGAGCGCCAAAAGCAGGAACTCCGCTCATGCAGTGTGAACCATCAATCGCTCTTGAACTTCCGTTAAAAATGGTGATTTATAAAGATAACGACTCAAAAACAGTTGTTGCTTATAGAGATATCAAAGATATAGCAAAAAGTTACGGTGCCAACTGTGATGAAGTGGTAAATAAACTAAGCGCGGCTCAATCAAACTTCTTTAAAGCTATTACTAAGTAA
- the trpA gene encoding tryptophan synthase subunit alpha: MDKIQKAFEGKKANIGYIVAGYPNLEYTKEFLNLLDESCLDIIEIGIPYSDPLADGKLISMASFSACQSGVTTDTVFDMLKDVKTDKALVFLVYYNLILAYGEDKFLAKAKEVGISGLIVPDMPHDESSEFRVKTSKFKLCLIPLISPTSSKRTKDILSDANGFIYAVGSLGVTGGEQSPVDRLKDMIKDIKSSTSLPVAVGFGIKTNEDVKKTKLYADGAIVGTEIVKLTNKYSPNEINYHIEEIFKK, from the coding sequence ATGGATAAGATACAAAAAGCTTTTGAGGGCAAAAAAGCAAATATAGGCTATATAGTCGCCGGATACCCAAATTTAGAATACACAAAAGAGTTTTTAAATTTACTTGATGAGAGCTGTCTTGATATTATAGAGATCGGAATTCCGTATTCTGATCCTTTGGCTGATGGAAAACTCATAAGTATGGCTAGTTTTAGTGCGTGTCAAAGTGGAGTTACTACAGACACTGTTTTTGATATGCTTAAAGATGTTAAAACGGATAAAGCTTTGGTATTTTTAGTCTATTATAATCTAATTTTAGCCTATGGGGAAGATAAATTTTTAGCTAAAGCAAAAGAGGTTGGTATAAGCGGATTGATAGTTCCTGATATGCCTCATGACGAAAGTAGTGAATTTAGAGTTAAAACTTCTAAATTTAAGCTTTGTTTAATACCTCTTATCAGCCCTACGTCTTCTAAACGCACAAAAGATATATTAAGTGATGCTAACGGATTTATCTACGCAGTCGGCTCTCTTGGCGTAACTGGAGGTGAGCAAAGTCCAGTAGATAGGCTAAAAGATATGATAAAAGATATAAAAAGCTCTACTTCATTGCCTGTAGCCGTCGGTTTTGGTATCAAAACAAATGAGGATGTGAAAAAAACAAAATTATATGCCGACGGTGCTATAGTAGGCACTGAGATAGTCAAACTCACAAATAAGTATAGCCCAAATGAGATAAATTATCATATAGAAGAGATATTCAAAAAATAG